GCAGCGAGCTCGACCGCATTGCCCGCCAGACCGGGGCCAAGCACTCGATCGGGCAGAGCGTCTACGACACGGCCTCAAAGCGCATCGATGGGCTGGAGGAACTTCGCCAGAAGATCACCGCGTCCAAGGACGCCAAGGACGTGCTCGACCTCTCCGCCCGCATTCAGGCCGAACAGGCGCTCCTGCAGAACGAGGTCTTGCGCATGCAGGGCCTCGCCATGGTCCAGCAGGCGCGCGGCGAGATGGACGGTCAGCGCGCGGAGGAACGGCGCCGACAGTTGGTCGACGAAATGAAGGCTGCTCTCCGATGAGCCGGCCTCTGATCGCCGCCTTCTTGACGATGGCTCTCTCCGGCTGTGGCGACGAGCAAGCCGAGCACGCGAAGCCGGCGCCGATCCGTGACGTGCCCTTCTTCCTCGCGAACGCACCCGATCACGAAGCTGCGCTGGCGCGCTGCCGAGCCAATCCTGGCGACCTGAGGTCAGATGCCACCTGCCGCAATGCGGAGGAAGCCAATCGCAAAGTGATGATCTGGGGTCGAGACACTGCCCTGAAGCGCGCGAGCAATTGAGATGGCGATTAACGTCTTCGACGAGTTCCTGAAGGAGTTCGAGCAGCCAATCACGACTTTCGTGTCGACGTCTGTCTCGAACCTCGCGACCTTCGTCGATGGACCGCTACGGGTCGCTGTCCTCCTCTACGTCGTACTGTACGGTTTTGCGGTCATGCGCGGCGCGATCGCCGAGCCGATCCAGGAGTTTGCCTGGCGAGCGATGAGGCTCGTCCTGATCGTGCTTCTCGCGTCGAATGCGAGTTCTTTCCAGCAATATGTCACCGACCTCTTCTTCACGTCGTTGCCCAAGGAGATTGGAAACGCTCTTGCGGGTTCGGCCCTTGATGCGAACTCGGGTGCGCCCTTCGACAAGCTATTGAACAAGGGGATCGAGGTCGCCCAAAAGATCTACGATCGAGCAGGCCTCACGGACATTGCACCAGCTTTGATCGCCGCGATCCTTCTCGTCTTCACGGCCGTTTCAGGCTTTCTGCAGTTCGCAATCCTGCTCTACGCGAAAGTTGGCTTGGCGATCGTCATCGCGCTCGGGCCGATCTTCATCGCTCTGGCGCTGTTCGACGCGACGCGGCCCTTTGCTGAGGCTTGGACACGACAGGTTGCAAATTTCCTGATCCTGCATGTGCTCGTTGTCGCCCTTGTCGGCTTGATGCTCACGTCGGTTCAAGGCTTCGTCGAGAAATATGGTGCTGATGCTGCGTCCGGCGGCGCCATCATCGTCGGTGCCGTCGCGATCAGCGCGGTACTTGGTCTTGCCGCCTATATCGCCCTCCAGCTCCCCGCCATCGCTGGCGGCCTTGCCGGTGGTGGCGCTTCGCTCGCGGCCCGTGTCGTCACCAGCGCCATCACCGCGAACGCAGTTTCGGCCGCCGTCGGTGCGTACGCTGGCACCCGGGCCGCCGCCAGCCGCACCGCGGCAAGGATTCGCGAGCGACGACAGGGCGGCGAGATCAGACGCGTCTGAAGCCAACCATCCACACCAGGAACAACCGCATCCGCGCAAGGATGCCGAGAAGGATTTTCTTCGATGAACTGTCGCGTGATTTTGAGCGTGATGTTGGCTCTGGCGGCAACGGGCTGTGCCGGCTGGAACAAGGGCGCGCCGTCCTGTGACGGCTCGGCCAAGCGCCCGCTTAACAAGTCGCTGTGGGACTGGGAGACAAACCCACCCGTCGCACCGCAGCCTGATGCACCGCCGGTCAAACGGCTTGGCCAAGCGAAGCCGACCGCCTCCGCCAACGGCGGCAAACAGCCAAGCGCGACCTGGTCGTCCTTCAATATCGCGCGATCGTTCCTGCCTTGCGGGGAGGCGACCCGCCATGGTTAGGCCCGACAATCTCAAGGACTATTTCGACAATGCGCGCCGCTGGGAGCAGGATTTGCTGCTGACGGCGCAGCGCTCGAAGCGGCTGGCCTGGTTCGTTGCGACCGCAGCCTGCGTTCTCGCGACGGCCGCCGTCGGCGCAATTGCAGCCCTCGCGCCGCTGAAGACCGTCGAGCCCTTCGTCATCCGCGTCGACAACGCGACAGGCATCGTCGAGACGGTCTCGGCGCTCGGGACATCGCCGCGCAGCTACGACGAGGCGGTCACCAAGTATTTTCTCGGTCGCTACGTCCGCTCGCGCGAAGGCTACAGCCAGGCCGAGGCCGCCAGCAATTTCCAGACGGTGGCGCTCCTGTCCTCGCAGGCCGAGCAGGCGCGCTTTGCCGCCGTCTATCGCGGCTCGAACCCGGAAAGTCCGCAGGTGCTGCATGGGCGCTTCGGCGTCGCAGAAGTCCGCATAAAGGCGATCTCGCTCCTGGCCGACAACCTCGCCTCCGTCCGCTTCCTCAAGGAAAGCCGCAAGGGTGAGGAGATCAAGGTGACCCATTGGATCGCGACGCTGACCTTTGCCTATGTCAACGCGCCGGTCTCTTCGACCGATCGCCTGATCAACCCGCTCGGCTTCCTCGTCTCGGAATACCGCGCCGATCCGGAGGTCGCGCCGTGATCCACCGCGTCATCGCAATTGGATGCGGGCTGCTCCTGGCGCTCGGCCTCGGACTGCCTTCGATTGCCCTGCAACTCCCGACCGCAGGAGCCCGTGACGAGCGCGTGCGCTTCGTCGCCTATGACCCAGCCAATGTCGTCAAAGTCCACGGCGTTATCCGGGCCTCGACCCAAGTGATCTTCGCCGAGGATGAGGAAATCGCCCATGTCGCGATCGGCGACTCGATCGCCTGGGAGGTCGCGCCGGCCGGCTCGATCCTGTTCCTCAAACCCCGCGAAAAGCATCCGCCGACCAATCTGCAGGTCGTCACCACGCGTCGCGACGGACGCAAGCGCTCCTACCAGTTCGAGCTTTCGATCGCGGAAGCCTCGCTGAAGGAGAGCTTTTTTGTCGTGAAGTACTCCTATCCGGTCGACGAAGCCGATCGGCGTCGCGCCGAGCACGAGGCGCGAGGCCAGCAGCGCGAAGGCGCGGTCATCGACCAGACCTTTGATCTCCACCAGCAGTATGGCGCGCGCAACTGGCGGTTCTCGGCGCAGGGGCCGGCCGATCTCGAACCCGATGGCGTCTTCGACGACGGAAAAGTCACGAGCTTCCGCTTCGCGGGCAATCGCGAGGTGCCGGCAATCTACATGGTCGGCTCGGACGGCGCGGAAAGCCTCGTGCCGAAGGATGTGCGCGGGGAGGTCGTCGTGGTGCATGCCACCGCGCGCGAATTCCGGCTGCGTCGCGGCAGCGAGGTCCTCTGCATCTTCAACGAGGCGTTTGACGCCGTAGGCGTGAACCCGGGGACCGGCACAACGAGTCCCAGCATCGCGCGGACCCAGAAGCAGCCAGCCCCTGTTCGGCGTCGTTGAGGAGCGTGTCATGACTGATCAGACTTCGTCATCAGGCGTCGAGGGCGAACGCGGCATCACGCCGGTTTCGGGACCGGTCGAAGGCAGCGGCCGGGCCTTGGCCAGGCGCGGCATCGGCGCGGCCGCGCTGATCGCGTTTTCGGTCCTTGTGATCTGGAGTACCTGGAAATCGGAAAAACCCGTCGAGCAGGACGGCGCCAAGCCAATCATCCGCCAGACGACAACCTTCGAGCCGGCGCGCGAGCCGCCGGCGCCGGCTCCTGTCCAGGAGGCGGCCCTGCCGGTCCTGCCGCCTCAACTCGCACCTGCCGCTGCTCCGCAGACAGACAAGCTGATGGAGAGCGCTCGGCGTGCGCCAGTACTCGCCTTCAATCGGCCAAGTCGCGGATCGTCCAGCGACGGGGCAGGGCAGGGGGCCGCTCTCCCGGGTTCGGCTCTTCTCGCAAGCTCTGCCGAGCCGCGCAACGAGTTGGCCGACAAGCTGAAAGCGACCACCATTGAGGGCGTGCGCGCCGCGCGCCTGCCAAACCGCAATCTCCTGGTGACGCAAGGGACTGCGATTCCTTGCGTGCTCGAGACGGCGATGTCGTCGGATGTGCCGGGCTTCGTCTCGTGTGTCGTGCTGCGCGATGTCCTGTCGGATTCAGGCCATGTCGTGCTGATGGAGAAAGGCACGCAGATCGTTGGGGAATATCGCGGCCAGGTCCGAAAAGGCTCCAAGCGCATGTTCGTGCTCTGGACGCGGGCAAAAACCCCGACCGGCGTCATCGTCGCGCTGGCCTCGCCAGCGACCGACGCGCTCGGCCGCGCAGGTTTTGACGGCAAGATCGACACGCATTTCTGGGAGAGGTTCGGTGCGGCTCTGCTGCTCTCGATCGTCAGCGACGCCGCTGCGATCGGCCGCCAGCAGCTCGACGATGCCGATATCGAGATCCGCAACACGTCGGGCGCGGCCAACACGGCTGCGGGCATCGCCGTCGAGCGCTCGATAGACATTCCGCCGACGCTCAACAAGAACCAGGGCGAGCGGGTCAACATCTTTGTCGCCCGTGATCTGGATTTCTCCTCGGTCTACGATCTCAAGCGGATCGAAAGCCGCGCGCGGATTCTGGATCGCACGGTGCACGGTATCGATGCCGGTGTGGCCGCCGGCTCGCGGGTCACGAAGCCATGACCGTGCTCGCGCCTGAGCCCACGGAGGCCGAATGCGTCGTCGTCGTCGCGCCGGTCGCGCCAAGCGCCGCGACCGCTTCCGAGCGGCGCGCCAGCCGCGTCGTGCTCGAGCGGTATCTGACGCCGCTCGCGCGCTTCCTGGCGCAACCGGACCTTACCGAGATCGTTGTCAACCGTCCGGGCGAGGTGTTCACGGAAGGTCCGGGCGGCTGGCATCGGCATGAGCTTCACGATCTGAGCCACGCGCATCTGATGCATCTGGCGACGGCGGCAGCCGCCTACACCCGACAGGACATCGGTCCAGATCATCCGATCGTCTCGACGACGCTGCCCGGCGAGGAGCGCTGCCAGATCGTCGTGCCGCCAGCGGTACCGGCAGGAACCGTCAGCCTGACCATCCGGAAGCCCTCGACGGTCACGATGACGCTTGAGGATTTCGAGGAGCGCGACCTGTTCTCCGACATTCGTGTGACCAGCGATGATCTCTCGGATGACGAAAACGAGTTGGTTCGCCTGCGAGACGCCGGCCAGTGGCGTGAATTCCTGTCGCTCGCTGTGCGCAGCCGCCGCAACATCATCATCTCCGGCGCGACTGGCTCCGGCAAAACCACGCTGTCGAAGGGTCTGATTGCTCAGATTCCGGCGGCCGAGCGCCTCCTCACGATCGAGGACACGGCCGAACTGGTCGTGCCGCAGCCCAATCATGTCCGTCTGCTCTATGCCAAAGACGGGCAGGGCCTCGCCAAAGTAGGTCCGCGCGAACTTCTCGAATCCTGCCTACGCATGCGGCCCGACCGCATCCTTTTGCAGGAGCTGCGCGATGGCACGGCTTTTTTCTATCTGCGCAATGTGAACTCCGGGCATCCGGGCTCGATCACCACGGTCCATGCCGATTCCGCACGCCTGGCCTTCGAGCAGTTGACGCTGCTGGTGAAGGAAAGTGCCGAGGGGAGGGACCTTGCCCGCGACGACATTCGCAACCTGCTGCGCCAGACCGTCGACGTCGTCATCCAGATGAAACGCGAGCACGGCCGCTTCCGCATCACGGAGATCGACTATGACCCTGTTCGAAAGCGGCTCGCCAGCGCGTAGCGCAGCGCTGCGACTTGGCCTTGCCGTCGCTGGCATCGCCGTCTTCCTGCTCGTCGGCTCGAACGTCCTGCTGCTGGGCCTGCGCACTCATGACGGTGGCTTCCACTGGAACGAGCTTGCGATCGCCTGGCCGCATTACGGCACGAACGAGCGCCTCGACCGCTGGATCAGCTTTGGTACGCTGGCCGGCACGATAGCAACCTTCGGGTTGATGGGATTTATTCTGCGGACCAAACCACGTCCGCTGCATGGCGAAGCGCGGTTCGCCACCGAGCGCGACATCCGCAAAGCGGGCTTACGCGCGAAACAGGGAATCATGCTCGGGCGGAAAGACGGCAAGTTCCTGTGCTTCGGCGGCCCCGAGCACGTTATGGTCTATGCCCCGACGCGGTCGGGCAAGGGCGTTGGCTATGTCATCCCGAACCTACTGAACTGGCCCGATTCCGTGGTCGCGCTCGACGTCAAGAAGGAGAACTTTGATCGCACGGCCGGTTTCCGCGAGGCCAGCGGGCAGGCGGTCTTCCTGTTCGATCCGCTCGACGAGCAGGGCCGCACCGCACGCTACAATCCGCTCGCCTACGTTCGCCGCGATCCGGTCGATCTTTACGACGACCTGCAGCGTATCGCGGTCATGCTGTTCCCGGCCGAGAACAGGGTCGATCCGTTCTGGTTCGAGACCGCGCGATCGGCGTTTGTCGCGATCGGCGGCTATGTCGCCGAGACGCCGGGCCTGCCGCTGACCATCGGCGAAATCCTGCGGCAGCTTTCGGCCTCCAGCGACCTTAAGGCTCATTTCCTCGCCGCGATGAAGCAGCGTGCCAAGAGCACGGCGCCCCTCTCGGCGCATTGCATCGGGGCGCTGAACGACTTTCTGTCGGCCTCCGAGAACACCATGAACTCGGTGCGCAAAACCACGACAGCGCGGCTTGGCCTTTGGCTCAATCCGCGCATCGACGCTGCGACCTCCGCGAATGATTTTGATCTGCGCGAGCTGCGCTCCCGGCCAATGTCGATCTATCTCGGCGTCACGCCCGACAATCTCGACCGGATGGCGCCGCTGCTCAACCTGTTCTTCCAGCAGGTCATCGACCTGAACAGCCGCGAGCTGCCCGAGCAGAACCCAAAGCTCAATCGCCGTGTCCTGCTGCTACTCGACGAGTTCCCGGCGCTTGGGCATGTCGGCGTGCTCGCGAAATCCGTCGCCTTCGTCGCCGGCTACGGCATCCGCCTGCTCACCATCATTCAGAGCCCATCACAGCTCCGGGCGATCTACGGCCCCGATCTCGCCAAGACCATCATGACCAACCACGCGATCGAGGTCGTGTTCGCGCCAAAGGAGCAGGACGTTGCGAACGAGTTGTCCGAGCGGATCGGCTACGACACGGTCCAGGCAAAAAGTCGCTCGCGACCGTGGGGTCTATCGTCGGGAAAACGAAGCGAGTCAGTCTCGGACCAGCGCCGCGCATTGATGCTGCCTCAGGAGCTCAAGCTGATCCCGTCGTCGAAGGCGTTCATCCTGGCTGCCAGCGCGCCGCCGATCATCTGCGACAAGATCATCTATTACGAGGACGCCGCCTTCACCGCGCGACTGAAACCAGCGCCGGTGATCGCTCTCAACCGCGGTCCTTCGAACATGCTGCTGGCGAGCGAGATCATCGAGCTGAAATCTGCCGTCGCCGAGTTGCAGGCGACGTTCCGGACCCGGCCGATGACGGATGAAGAAATAGCCGACCCGTCGCTGATCCCTGACGATGCGACGTTCGACTTCGGCAACGTGCCCGTCGATCTCGAAGGGCTTTCGGAGGATGAATTGAAAGACTGGTGCTCGCAGGTGATCGATGCCGCCATCATCCCCGCGAAGGGAGCGGGTCAGCCAGTGAAGGAGATGCGTCGTGGCCGATGACAAGAGCGATCCCGGCGAGTTTTCGATCGGGCGAGGTCGTAACAAAGGTGCAAATGCCGATAGTTTCGAAAAGCATGGACCATCTCGCACCCCGCCAGGCCGAGGAGAGACTGCTCAAGCCGAGATCGACCTAGGTGGTGCCAGCCAGCGCCACTCCGAAAGCGGAATGCCAGAGCGGCTACGGCGCAAATACTATGTCGCCGAAGCGGGTACGCGTGACGAGGCGAACGCCTACGCCGATCCGAGAGGTGAGTATCTTGCGTTCAAAGTCTCAGCCGAACGATTGGCGACGCGGCTCGAGGACGTTGGCGTCATCCGCGACATGGTGTCGATCGCACAGCATAGAGGCTGGGGGGAAGTGCAGGTTCGCGGGTCGGTCGAGTTCCGACGGACGGCCTGGCTCGAATCTTCAGTGCGCGGATTGGCGGTTCGTGGTTATGAGCCCGATCCCATTGACCGGGCCGCGCTGTCGTTCCGGACGAAGTCGGATGTCGATCCAGCGCGGAGCCGATCACAATCCCAACAACGCGGACCTGAAGCGTCCGAAACAGTCTTTGTGGCGGGCGTTTCAGCCAAGAGACCCATCGACGTGACGGTTATGCCGCCTGAGCGCGGCGTAGAGCCGACCCATCCGAAGCACGCGGCCGAGGGCTCCTTCCGGAGCAGCAGAGATCAGCATGCATGGTTGAAGGCCGGACGTCATCGAGCCGACCCTCCAATTGACAGATCCGCAATCACAATTGACGTGCTGCCATTTCGAGCGGCGACATCCGATCGACCCTCGCGCACTGCTGGCGAGCGGCGTGCCGATGTATTCCGGTCGGCCCATCGTCAGCAGAACGGAGTTGATGACGTCGTCAAAGCTGCGCGATCGCAAATGACGGCGATCGAACAGGCTCTTGCCAAAGCGGTTCTCGATC
This genomic interval from Bosea sp. 29B contains the following:
- the virB10 gene encoding type IV secretion system protein VirB10, translated to MTDQTSSSGVEGERGITPVSGPVEGSGRALARRGIGAAALIAFSVLVIWSTWKSEKPVEQDGAKPIIRQTTTFEPAREPPAPAPVQEAALPVLPPQLAPAAAPQTDKLMESARRAPVLAFNRPSRGSSSDGAGQGAALPGSALLASSAEPRNELADKLKATTIEGVRAARLPNRNLLVTQGTAIPCVLETAMSSDVPGFVSCVVLRDVLSDSGHVVLMEKGTQIVGEYRGQVRKGSKRMFVLWTRAKTPTGVIVALASPATDALGRAGFDGKIDTHFWERFGAALLLSIVSDAAAIGRQQLDDADIEIRNTSGAANTAAGIAVERSIDIPPTLNKNQGERVNIFVARDLDFSSVYDLKRIESRARILDRTVHGIDAGVAAGSRVTKP
- a CDS encoding LPD7 domain-containing protein → MADDKSDPGEFSIGRGRNKGANADSFEKHGPSRTPPGRGETAQAEIDLGGASQRHSESGMPERLRRKYYVAEAGTRDEANAYADPRGEYLAFKVSAERLATRLEDVGVIRDMVSIAQHRGWGEVQVRGSVEFRRTAWLESSVRGLAVRGYEPDPIDRAALSFRTKSDVDPARSRSQSQQRGPEASETVFVAGVSAKRPIDVTVMPPERGVEPTHPKHAAEGSFRSSRDQHAWLKAGRHRADPPIDRSAITIDVLPFRAATSDRPSRTAGERRADVFRSAHRQQNGVDDVVKAARSQMTAIEQALAKAVLDPALRQSVLAHAEARIAEQLERGGEFKHAEVRTRTKPERPSKVSSVSSPRKNRPDTPEAHWDR
- a CDS encoding virB8 family protein, whose product is MVRPDNLKDYFDNARRWEQDLLLTAQRSKRLAWFVATAACVLATAAVGAIAALAPLKTVEPFVIRVDNATGIVETVSALGTSPRSYDEAVTKYFLGRYVRSREGYSQAEAASNFQTVALLSSQAEQARFAAVYRGSNPESPQVLHGRFGVAEVRIKAISLLADNLASVRFLKESRKGEEIKVTHWIATLTFAYVNAPVSSTDRLINPLGFLVSEYRADPEVAP
- a CDS encoding type IV secretion system protein: MAINVFDEFLKEFEQPITTFVSTSVSNLATFVDGPLRVAVLLYVVLYGFAVMRGAIAEPIQEFAWRAMRLVLIVLLASNASSFQQYVTDLFFTSLPKEIGNALAGSALDANSGAPFDKLLNKGIEVAQKIYDRAGLTDIAPALIAAILLVFTAVSGFLQFAILLYAKVGLAIVIALGPIFIALALFDATRPFAEAWTRQVANFLILHVLVVALVGLMLTSVQGFVEKYGADAASGGAIIVGAVAISAVLGLAAYIALQLPAIAGGLAGGGASLAARVVTSAITANAVSAAVGAYAGTRAAASRTAARIRERRQGGEIRRV
- the virB9 gene encoding P-type conjugative transfer protein VirB9, which codes for MHRVIAIGCGLLLALGLGLPSIALQLPTAGARDERVRFVAYDPANVVKVHGVIRASTQVIFAEDEEIAHVAIGDSIAWEVAPAGSILFLKPREKHPPTNLQVVTTRRDGRKRSYQFELSIAEASLKESFFVVKYSYPVDEADRRRAEHEARGQQREGAVIDQTFDLHQQYGARNWRFSAQGPADLEPDGVFDDGKVTSFRFAGNREVPAIYMVGSDGAESLVPKDVRGEVVVVHATAREFRLRRGSEVLCIFNEAFDAVGVNPGTGTTSPSIARTQKQPAPVRRR
- the virB11 gene encoding P-type DNA transfer ATPase VirB11, whose protein sequence is MTVLAPEPTEAECVVVVAPVAPSAATASERRASRVVLERYLTPLARFLAQPDLTEIVVNRPGEVFTEGPGGWHRHELHDLSHAHLMHLATAAAAYTRQDIGPDHPIVSTTLPGEERCQIVVPPAVPAGTVSLTIRKPSTVTMTLEDFEERDLFSDIRVTSDDLSDDENELVRLRDAGQWREFLSLAVRSRRNIIISGATGSGKTTLSKGLIAQIPAAERLLTIEDTAELVVPQPNHVRLLYAKDGQGLAKVGPRELLESCLRMRPDRILLQELRDGTAFFYLRNVNSGHPGSITTVHADSARLAFEQLTLLVKESAEGRDLARDDIRNLLRQTVDVVIQMKREHGRFRITEIDYDPVRKRLASA
- a CDS encoding EexN family lipoprotein, which translates into the protein MSRPLIAAFLTMALSGCGDEQAEHAKPAPIRDVPFFLANAPDHEAALARCRANPGDLRSDATCRNAEEANRKVMIWGRDTALKRASN
- a CDS encoding type IV secretion pathway protein — its product is MNCRVILSVMLALAATGCAGWNKGAPSCDGSAKRPLNKSLWDWETNPPVAPQPDAPPVKRLGQAKPTASANGGKQPSATWSSFNIARSFLPCGEATRHG
- a CDS encoding type IV secretory system conjugative DNA transfer family protein, which codes for MTLFESGSPARSAALRLGLAVAGIAVFLLVGSNVLLLGLRTHDGGFHWNELAIAWPHYGTNERLDRWISFGTLAGTIATFGLMGFILRTKPRPLHGEARFATERDIRKAGLRAKQGIMLGRKDGKFLCFGGPEHVMVYAPTRSGKGVGYVIPNLLNWPDSVVALDVKKENFDRTAGFREASGQAVFLFDPLDEQGRTARYNPLAYVRRDPVDLYDDLQRIAVMLFPAENRVDPFWFETARSAFVAIGGYVAETPGLPLTIGEILRQLSASSDLKAHFLAAMKQRAKSTAPLSAHCIGALNDFLSASENTMNSVRKTTTARLGLWLNPRIDAATSANDFDLRELRSRPMSIYLGVTPDNLDRMAPLLNLFFQQVIDLNSRELPEQNPKLNRRVLLLLDEFPALGHVGVLAKSVAFVAGYGIRLLTIIQSPSQLRAIYGPDLAKTIMTNHAIEVVFAPKEQDVANELSERIGYDTVQAKSRSRPWGLSSGKRSESVSDQRRALMLPQELKLIPSSKAFILAASAPPIICDKIIYYEDAAFTARLKPAPVIALNRGPSNMLLASEIIELKSAVAELQATFRTRPMTDEEIADPSLIPDDATFDFGNVPVDLEGLSEDELKDWCSQVIDAAIIPAKGAGQPVKEMRRGR